The Blattabacterium cuenoti genome includes a region encoding these proteins:
- a CDS encoding PSP1 domain-containing protein gives MNKSCSDCLKKCVKKEKIFKKKICRKPNPLDWLSNIKSPFESQKYEIVEIKFKNDRKEFFMNRERIFLDQGDIVTVETKSGIGYDIGIVSLTGELVKLKIKNKATDLNTFKKIYRKSTYKEINIWKYVKKKEFSTLFQAKKISRNLNISMKICDVEYQGDGGKAIFYYTAENRIDFRKLIKELAFHFNIRIEMRQIGYRQEAAKIGGIGSCGRELCCSTWLRKFRSVTTNSARYQQLSINLEKLTGQCNKLKCCINYELDTYLDAIKDFPDFNRKIHTEKGIAQCMKIDVFKKRMWFSYVKNPNTWFKIKVNKIKEILEKNKMAPSLEELSNINIIQKTELTFKDLSI, from the coding sequence ATGAACAAATCATGCTCTGATTGTTTAAAAAAATGTGTAAAAAAAGAAAAAATTTTCAAAAAAAAAATATGTAGGAAACCTAATCCATTAGATTGGTTATCCAATATTAAATCTCCTTTTGAGTCTCAAAAATATGAGATAGTAGAAATAAAATTTAAAAATGATAGAAAAGAATTTTTTATGAATCGAGAAAGAATATTTCTTGATCAAGGAGATATTGTAACAGTGGAAACCAAATCTGGTATCGGATATGATATTGGTATAGTTTCTTTAACTGGTGAATTGGTCAAATTAAAAATAAAAAACAAAGCCACTGATTTAAATACTTTTAAAAAAATATATAGAAAATCAACATATAAAGAAATAAATATTTGGAAATATGTTAAAAAAAAAGAATTTTCAACTCTTTTTCAAGCCAAAAAAATTTCAAGAAATTTAAATATTTCTATGAAAATTTGTGATGTTGAATATCAAGGAGATGGAGGAAAAGCTATTTTTTATTATACAGCTGAAAATAGAATTGATTTTAGAAAATTAATTAAAGAATTAGCTTTTCATTTTAATATCCGTATAGAAATGCGTCAAATAGGATATAGACAAGAAGCAGCAAAAATTGGAGGAATTGGTTCTTGTGGTAGAGAACTTTGTTGTTCCACTTGGTTAAGAAAATTCAGAAGTGTAACAACTAATTCAGCAAGATATCAACAACTTTCAATAAATCTTGAAAAATTAACTGGTCAATGTAACAAATTAAAATGCTGTATTAATTATGAATTAGATACCTATTTAGACGCTATTAAAGATTTTCCAGATTTTAACAGAAAAATTCATACAGAAAAAGGAATTGCTCAATGTATGAAAATTGATGTGTTTAAAAAAAGAATGTGGTTTTCTTATGTTAAGAATCCAAATACTTGGTTTAAAATAAAAGTAAATAAAATTAAAGAAATTTTAGAAAAAAATAAAATGGCTCCTTCTTTAGAAGAGTTATCAAATATCAATATTATTCAAAAAACAGAATTAACATTTAAAGATTTATCTATATAA